A genomic region of Halomonas aestuarii contains the following coding sequences:
- a CDS encoding carbohydrate ABC transporter permease: MNRYQQIKLGKQVGKWALIAVIMVYAIFPFYYAVITSLKPSSELFQVDYWLSSVDFGNYVQIFAQDSFVQAIGNSILVAISVVFIALLLGVTASYALGRVRFRGRTTVMLVVLGVSMFPQVAVLSGLFEVIRTLNLYNSPGGLILSYTIFTLPFTVWVLTTFMRQLPMELEEAAIMDGATPWVTLTRVFLPLMWPAMATTGLLAFIAAWNEFLFALTFTLTDSQRTVPVAIALISGGSQHELPWGPIMAASVTVTVPLVILVMIFQRRIVSGLTAGAVKG; encoded by the coding sequence ATGAACCGATATCAGCAGATCAAGCTTGGCAAGCAGGTCGGCAAGTGGGCCCTGATCGCGGTGATCATGGTCTATGCCATCTTCCCCTTCTACTACGCCGTGATCACCTCCCTGAAGCCCTCGAGCGAGCTCTTCCAGGTCGACTACTGGCTCTCCTCTGTGGACTTCGGAAACTACGTGCAGATCTTCGCCCAGGACAGCTTCGTGCAGGCCATCGGCAACTCGATCCTGGTCGCCATCAGCGTGGTGTTCATCGCCCTGCTGCTGGGCGTGACCGCCTCCTATGCGCTGGGGCGGGTGCGCTTTCGCGGCCGTACCACGGTGATGCTGGTGGTGCTCGGCGTGTCGATGTTCCCGCAGGTCGCGGTGCTCTCGGGCCTGTTCGAGGTCATCCGCACCCTGAACCTCTACAACAGCCCGGGCGGGCTGATCCTGAGCTACACCATCTTCACCCTGCCCTTCACCGTCTGGGTGCTGACCACCTTCATGCGTCAGCTGCCGATGGAGCTCGAGGAAGCCGCCATCATGGACGGCGCCACCCCCTGGGTGACCCTCACCCGGGTGTTCCTGCCGCTGATGTGGCCGGCCATGGCGACCACCGGCCTGCTGGCCTTCATCGCCGCCTGGAACGAGTTCCTGTTCGCCCTGACCTTCACCCTCACCGACAGTCAGCGCACCGTGCCGGTGGCCATCGCGCTGATCTCCGGCGGCAGCCAGCACGAGCTGCCCTGGGGGCCGATCATGGCGGCCTCGGTCACGGTCACGGTGCCGCTGGTCATTCTGGTGATGATCTTCCAGCGCCGCATCGTCTCCGGCCTCACCGCCGGCGCGGTCAAGGGATAA
- a CDS encoding ABC transporter substrate-binding protein has translation MLKKTLISAIALAGAAASASQAQAEELTISCGAVGAELALCEQGVEAWEEKTGHTVNIVSTPNSSTERLSLYQQILSARSSDIDVMQIDVVWPGLLANHLLDLNEALGKDAAGGHFETIVANNTVDDRLVAMPWFTDAGVLYYRKDLLEEHGVEAPETWEQMTKIATEIQAAEREAGNDGMWGYVFQGRAYEGLTCNALEWIASYGGGTIVDADGEITIDNARAAEALDLAASWIGNITPEGALNYTEEEARGVFQSGNAVFMRNWPYAWSLAQSEDSKVRDKVGVVKLPHGPEGESAATLGGWNLAVSKYTESPEVAADLVAFLTSEAEQRRRAIEGAYNPTLAALYEDEQVLEAVPFFGTLYDTFTNAVARPSAPTGDNYGRVSNSFFNAAHSVLSGDQTGAEAVSQLDSELSRIKRRRW, from the coding sequence ATGCTCAAGAAGACCCTGATCTCGGCCATCGCCCTGGCCGGCGCTGCCGCCAGCGCCAGCCAGGCCCAGGCCGAGGAACTGACCATCTCCTGCGGCGCGGTGGGCGCCGAGCTCGCCCTGTGCGAGCAAGGCGTCGAGGCGTGGGAGGAGAAGACGGGCCACACCGTCAACATCGTCTCCACCCCCAACTCCTCAACCGAACGCCTCTCGCTCTACCAGCAGATCCTCTCCGCCCGGTCCAGCGACATCGACGTAATGCAGATCGACGTCGTGTGGCCGGGGCTGCTCGCCAACCACCTGCTCGACCTGAACGAGGCGCTGGGCAAGGACGCGGCGGGCGGCCACTTCGAGACCATCGTCGCCAACAACACCGTCGACGACCGCCTGGTGGCGATGCCCTGGTTCACCGATGCCGGCGTGCTCTACTACCGCAAGGACCTGCTCGAGGAGCACGGCGTCGAGGCCCCCGAGACCTGGGAGCAGATGACCAAGATCGCCACCGAGATCCAGGCCGCCGAGCGCGAGGCCGGCAACGACGGGATGTGGGGCTACGTCTTCCAGGGCCGCGCCTACGAGGGCCTGACCTGCAACGCCCTGGAGTGGATCGCCAGTTACGGCGGCGGCACCATCGTCGATGCCGACGGCGAGATCACCATCGACAACGCCAGGGCCGCCGAGGCGCTGGACCTGGCGGCGAGCTGGATCGGCAACATCACGCCGGAAGGCGCGCTCAACTACACCGAGGAGGAGGCCCGCGGGGTCTTCCAGTCCGGCAATGCGGTCTTCATGCGCAACTGGCCCTATGCCTGGTCGCTGGCCCAGAGCGAGGACAGCAAGGTGCGCGACAAGGTCGGCGTGGTCAAGCTGCCCCATGGGCCAGAGGGAGAGAGTGCCGCGACCCTCGGCGGCTGGAACCTGGCGGTCTCGAAGTACACCGAGTCCCCCGAGGTCGCGGCCGACCTGGTGGCCTTCCTGACCTCCGAGGCCGAGCAGAGGCGTCGCGCCATCGAGGGCGCCTACAACCCCACCCTGGCGGCCCTCTACGAGGATGAGCAGGTGCTCGAGGCCGTGCCCTTCTTCGGCACCCTCTACGACACCTTCACCAACGCCGTCGCCCGCCCCTCCGCCCCCACCGGCGACAACTACGGCCGCGTCAGCAACAGTTTCTTCAATGCCGCCCACAGCGTGCTGTCCGGCGACCAGACCGGCGCAGAGGCCGTGTCCCAGTTGGACAGCGAGCTGTCCCGCATCAAGCGTCGTCGCTGGTAA
- a CDS encoding carbohydrate ABC transporter permease, whose translation MSTPATESAPLPGRSSTAGYRGTKVRRQRVRAAWLFLIPMLITLAMVAGWPLMRTFFLSFTDASLSDTTGAAWIGIENYLVFDDGHWYGILTDPVWWQSVWNTLFFSVVSVSLEVVFGIIVALLLNAEFRGRMLVRAAVLIPWAIPTIVSAKMWAWMLNDQFGIINHLLMTLGLIDAPLAWTADASLSMWAVIMVDVWKTIPFVALLVLAALQMLPKDCFEAAEVDGIHPVKVFFRVTLPLITPALLVAVIFRLLDALRVFDVIYVLTSNSTNTMTMSIYARQQLVEFQDVGYGSAASTLLFLIIALVTILYLYLGRRQLGVDE comes from the coding sequence ATGTCCACTCCTGCAACCGAAAGCGCCCCCCTGCCGGGGCGCTCCAGCACGGCGGGCTATCGCGGCACCAAGGTCCGCCGCCAGCGGGTGCGCGCCGCCTGGCTGTTCCTGATCCCGATGCTGATCACCCTGGCGATGGTGGCCGGCTGGCCGCTGATGCGGACCTTCTTCCTCAGCTTCACCGACGCCTCGCTGTCGGATACCACCGGCGCCGCCTGGATCGGCATTGAGAACTACCTGGTCTTCGACGATGGCCACTGGTACGGCATCCTCACCGACCCGGTGTGGTGGCAGTCGGTGTGGAACACCCTGTTCTTCTCGGTGGTGTCGGTGTCGCTGGAGGTGGTGTTCGGCATCATCGTCGCCCTGCTGCTCAACGCCGAGTTCAGGGGGCGCATGCTGGTGCGTGCCGCGGTGCTGATTCCCTGGGCCATTCCCACCATCGTCTCGGCCAAGATGTGGGCCTGGATGCTCAATGACCAGTTCGGGATCATCAACCACCTGCTGATGACCCTGGGGCTGATCGATGCGCCCCTGGCCTGGACCGCCGACGCCTCGCTGTCGATGTGGGCGGTGATCATGGTCGACGTCTGGAAGACCATTCCCTTCGTCGCCCTGCTGGTACTGGCGGCCCTGCAGATGCTGCCCAAGGACTGCTTTGAAGCCGCCGAGGTCGATGGCATCCACCCGGTCAAGGTGTTCTTCCGCGTCACCCTGCCGCTGATTACCCCGGCCCTGCTGGTTGCCGTGATCTTCCGCCTGCTCGACGCCCTCCGCGTGTTCGACGTCATCTATGTGCTGACCTCGAACTCCACCAACACCATGACCATGTCGATCTACGCCCGCCAGCAGCTGGTCGAGTTCCAGGACGTGGGCTACGGCAGTGCCGCCTCGACCCTGCTGTTCCTGATCATCGCGCTGGTGACCATCCTCTATCTCTATCTGGGTCGCCGCCAGCTGGGAGTCGACGAATGA
- a CDS encoding alpha-amylase family glycosyl hydrolase — MQDNTFWWRGGVIYQIYPRSFMDSNGDGIGDLPGITEKLDYVASLHVDGIWLSPFFTSPMLDFGYDISDYRDVDPMFGTLADFKALLERAHGLGLKVMIDQVISHTSDRHPWFQESRQDRTNDKADWFVWADPKPDGTPPNNWLSIFGGSAWTFDSRRRQYYLHNFLVEQPDLNFHHPEVRKAQLDNMRFWLELGVDGFRLDTVNFYFHDPELRDNPPVPKGEAKTLGAPDTNPYTWQRHVYDLSRPENLEFLKDLRALMDEFPGTTTVGEIGDDNPLERMAEYTADGDKLHMAYGFDLLNAPRSAGYIREVIERFQRLAGDAWPCWALSNHDVVRSATRWGANEDPVAYPKVALAMLFSLRGSVCLYQGEELGLPEAEVPFERIQDPYGKVLWPEFKGRDGCRTPMPWQDAPQGGFSPVEPWLPVESRHLPLAVERQQDDADSVLNATRRLLAFRRAHPALVDGALSLVDVGEELLGFIRETDEERLLCVFNLGGETRSTTLPRPGIPLQGHGFAAALDGDTLTLPAYQAAYLQLDR; from the coding sequence ATGCAAGACAACACCTTCTGGTGGCGCGGCGGCGTCATCTACCAGATCTACCCGCGCAGCTTCATGGACAGCAACGGCGACGGCATCGGCGACCTGCCGGGCATCACCGAGAAGCTCGACTACGTGGCGAGCCTTCATGTCGACGGCATCTGGCTGTCGCCCTTCTTCACCTCGCCGATGCTCGACTTCGGCTACGACATCAGCGACTACCGCGACGTCGACCCGATGTTCGGCACCCTCGCGGACTTCAAGGCGCTGCTCGAACGCGCCCATGGGCTGGGCCTCAAGGTGATGATCGACCAGGTGATCAGCCACACCTCCGACCGGCACCCCTGGTTCCAGGAGAGCCGCCAGGACCGCACCAACGACAAGGCGGACTGGTTCGTGTGGGCGGACCCCAAGCCCGACGGCACGCCGCCCAACAACTGGCTGTCGATCTTCGGCGGCTCGGCCTGGACATTCGACTCCCGGCGCCGCCAGTACTACCTGCACAACTTCCTGGTCGAGCAACCGGACCTCAACTTCCACCATCCGGAGGTCAGAAAAGCCCAGCTGGACAACATGCGCTTCTGGCTCGAACTCGGCGTCGACGGCTTCCGTCTCGACACCGTCAACTTCTACTTCCACGACCCCGAGCTGCGCGACAACCCGCCGGTGCCCAAGGGCGAGGCCAAGACCCTGGGCGCCCCGGACACCAACCCCTACACCTGGCAGCGCCACGTGTATGACCTGAGTCGTCCGGAGAACCTGGAATTCCTCAAGGACCTTCGCGCCCTGATGGACGAGTTCCCCGGCACCACCACCGTGGGCGAGATCGGCGACGACAACCCGCTCGAGCGCATGGCCGAGTACACCGCCGACGGCGACAAGCTGCACATGGCCTATGGCTTCGACCTGCTGAACGCCCCGCGTTCGGCCGGCTACATCCGCGAGGTGATCGAGCGCTTCCAGCGCCTGGCCGGCGATGCCTGGCCCTGCTGGGCGCTCTCCAACCACGACGTGGTGCGCAGTGCCACCCGCTGGGGTGCCAACGAGGACCCGGTCGCCTATCCAAAGGTGGCGCTGGCGATGCTGTTCTCCCTGCGGGGCAGCGTCTGCCTCTACCAGGGCGAGGAGCTGGGCCTGCCCGAGGCCGAGGTGCCCTTCGAGCGCATCCAGGACCCCTACGGCAAGGTGCTGTGGCCGGAGTTCAAGGGCCGCGACGGCTGCCGCACCCCGATGCCCTGGCAAGACGCGCCCCAGGGCGGCTTCTCCCCCGTCGAGCCCTGGCTGCCGGTGGAATCCCGCCACCTGCCGCTCGCCGTGGAGCGCCAGCAGGACGACGCCGACTCGGTGCTCAACGCCACCCGTCGCCTGCTGGCCTTCCGCCGGGCCCACCCGGCGCTGGTCGACGGCGCGCTCTCGCTGGTCGACGTCGGCGAGGAGCTGCTCGGCTTCATCCGCGAGACGGACGAGGAGAGGCTGCTGTGCGTCTTCAACCTCGGCGGCGAGACCCGCAGCACGACGCTGCCCCGGCCCGGAATCCCGCTCCAGGGACACGGCTTCGCGGCGGCGCTCGACGGCGACACCCTGACGCTGCCGGCCTACCAGGCCGCCTATCTGCAGCTCGACCGATAA